Proteins from a single region of Platichthys flesus chromosome 16, fPlaFle2.1, whole genome shotgun sequence:
- the LOC133971018 gene encoding odorant receptor 131-2-like, translating into MVINDSIQLTVTVTLFVSSYIFYKINVSFCCLLMLVAVFTTRNTPVNLASMAIERYIAICKPLRHSQICTVRKTYIVIGMIWFLCAAPDITDLFVILATESLSFFHGSVLCLRQNLFKDPILVHKRQAFDIIYFSFVFLTLIFTYFRILFAARAMATEKMLAQKARNTILLHGLQLSMCLLSYISPSVELVLHLIFPGRIREIRFANYLIVYILPRFLSPIIYGVRDKMFRKYFKMYLLSNRCREKLNKVTPQHK; encoded by the coding sequence ATGGTGATAAACGACTCCATTCAACTGACCGTCACCGTCACACTTTTTGTCTCAAGCTACATCTTCTACAAGATCAACGTCTCTTTCTGCTGCCTCCTCATGCTGGTGGCCGTTTTCACCACCAGGAACACCCCGGTCAACTTAGCTAGCATGGCCATTGAGCGCTACATTGCCATTTGCAAACCTTTGCGCCACTCGCAAATCTGCACAGTGAGAAAAACGTACATTGTCATCGGAATGATTTGGTTTCTGTGCGCGGCTCCAGATATCACAGATCTGTTTGTGATTCTGGCCACTGAATCTCTGAGCTTCTTTCATGGGTCGGTGTTGTGTTTACGCCAGAACCTGTTCAAAGACCCGATCCTTGTGCATAAAAGACAAGCGTTTGACATCATCTATTTCTCCTTTGTGTTTCTGACTCTGATCTTCACCTACTTCCGAATACTGTTTGCAGCGAGAGCCATGGCCACAGAGAAGATGTTGGCGCAGAAAGCCAGGAACACTATCCTGCTCCATGGCCTCCAGCTGTCCATGTGCCTGCTCTCCTACATTTCCCCCAGTGTGGAGCTTGTTCTGCATCTCATCTTCCCCGGTCGAATCCGGGAGATCAGATTTGCAAACTACCTCATCGTCTACATCCTGCCGCGTTTCCTGAGCCCCATAATTTACGGCGTGAGAGATAAAATGTTCAGGAAGTACTTCAAGATGTACCTTCTGAGCAACAGGTGCCGGGAGaagctgaataaagtgacaccacAGCACAAATAA